The genomic segment TTTCACAGCCTCTCTGGGGCCAGCTGTTCCTTTCTCTGCTCTCAGGGCCTGTTTGCTGAtcccctctccacctccctcctccccacacccctcCCAGTCCCTGTGCAAAATTGCTTTTGAAAAGATCCACTTTCTGCTTAATTAAACAATGAGGAGGTCCCCTCTCACATCTGTAAACCTCCTTCTGAGGCCAGTTTAGCCCACAAACTGCTCCATTCTTACCCCCATTCACTTGTAAATGGCCCCTCTGATGTTCCCTCCACCCCCTCTCCTCTGTTACTCCCCGCTTGCcagctctttcttttcccttttcaacTGAGGCCTGGGGTGGGCTCCCAGTAGAGCTAGTCTTGGAGCCTGGTGGACTTGGGGACAGAGGCGGTTTAACCTATGGAAGGGAAGACTTAGGGGATCCATCTCTTCCAAATCCAAAGGGCCATCCTGGGGAAGAGGAGTACGTTTGTTGGCATGGTCCCATGGACCATTCAGGCCCAGTGGGTGGGAATGACAGGAAGACAGATTTCTGCTTGGGAGAAAAGAGCTCTTAACAATCAGAGCCGCTCCACAGAGGAGCTGACCTCCTGTCCCTGGAGGTGTTCAAAGAGAGGCTGGATGAGGGCCTCTTATGCCTGCGAGTCAATATCAGATACAGCTTTGAGGTTGTTCCCTTTCAgtcccaagaggctgaggctgacacCCTTTGGGGCCCTCCCGCAGTGGGCAGTCAGTGTCCCCCAGACTAGAGTGAGTCCACTGGGGTGAGGGATTCTGGTGGAGCTTGCGTCGGTGCTCTCCACCATGAGCCTCCTCCCTTTGTCAGCAGCCTTTAGAAGGTGCTGGAGCCCAGAGGATGAGGAATCTGAAGTCACTGTGGGCTTACAGCTCAGAGCAGCCATCTGTTGAGTGTGTCCTGTGTGTGACACTGCTGGGCCTGCCTCGGGCATTGTGCCTTATGTAATCCTCAGCAGCTCTTGGTGTTTGGATGATTATCCTTCCTTGTCAGAGGACGATGCTGAGACAGCAAGGTGAAGTGACTTCCCACCCAAGGGCATTGAGCACACAGCCCAGGTCCTCTGGCTGTGGACTCAGAACTCAACCACTCCACCATGGAACAGCAGCTCCTATCACCTTCTCTGCCCCCAGTGGGCAGGCCAGGTGCCAAGGCATCCTGCCCCGGAAACCTTGCATTAGGTGCCCATCTCCCTCCTCTGGTGCTTTGTTCCCTGGGGGCAGCCTGGCTGCCAGCACCTACAGCCTCAGAGTGTCATTCCTTCCACCTGGGTTGTACTGGGAGCATTGGCCAACCCTGACATCTTGTGGGTTCAAACATCTAAAATAGAAGGAAAGTCAGTATCTAGGATTTCTCACTACTCTCCCAGTCCCCCgttccctttccagcctctgataGGAAGATACAGGATGCCACAGAAAACCCCAGTCAGTCCCAGCACTATCTGATTAATGGTTGGCTCTAACCTGCCCTCCAAAGCTGGGGTGCCAGTCCCAGCACTATCTGATTAATGGTTGGCTCTAACCTGCCCTCCAAAGCTGGGGTGCCATGCCACCAGGTGGAAACCCAGAGAGTTGGAGGGGTATAGGTTCTTCCTCTGGATCCTGGAGTAATTACAGCATTGATATGCAGGTCACAGTGACAAGAGCTTTGTATCCCCCACAAATGCCCCTGTGAGGCAACCTtaacatccccattttacaaaaagAAGAAGCTGAGGCTCCAAAAATTCCTTACCCAAGGTCATAGAACCAGGAAGTGATGGAGTCCAGCTCAAAACCAGGCCTGTCTGAATCCGGGGTCCGTGCTCTtaatttcttcctcccttcctccttccctccctacctccccaaCTGTCCACTCAAGTAATGGTAATGGTAATGCCATACATTTGAGTCGGATCATGATTTGAGTGTCAGGTCAGACACACATGGAAGTATAGGCCTGGGCAGTGGGGCCTGGTTCCCAGGGAGCACCTATTTGGGAGACACTGCCGAGGTTCAATAGGAGGGAGGGGCCCCTACCGGAGCAGGCCCCTTCACGAAGCCTGTGAGGCCTTGCCTCCTCTGGCCCCATCTCATGCAAGCTTCTTACCTTCTCTGTTCTGCTACCTTGAACCTGCCATTTTATTCTGCTCCAGGCCTTCCCATGTGCTTTCCTTCTGCCCACAATGCTCCCCAGCTCACCCCACTCATCCTTCAGACCTGAGCTTCACTGTTTAATACCCTCAGCCAGGCCTCTCCTGACCCCAGATGAAGGACATAGCATTTGTCACAGCTAATAAAATATGGTGTGTCTCCCCTGCTGGCCTCTAGCTCCATGAGGGTAGGTAGCTCTGTGTCCCTCTTGCCCACTACCATCTCCCTAGCACCTTGCACAtagtagctgctcaataaatatttgtctccTGAGTCATCACATGGGATCCCAGGAGGGAGATCACCCCTAGTAGGAGTGGGAAGACAAGAAGACACAAAGTGGGAAGGTAAAAGTGAGAGTCTCCAGCCCCCATCTATCCCAGAGCCATCCATCCCCAAGCCACCAGCCCCTGACTCTGCTtaacccttcctcctcccctgggCGCCTTTGGAAGCCGACCATCTGGCTTGGAGACTATTTGCATATTGTCTGTGCCTCAGCAAGCCTAGCAAGATGTCCCTGGGGGTGTGTTTCAGGCCCTGCCGAGTGGCCCTTGCATCCTGCAAAGGGAGCCATGagttcccctctccccacccccaaatccaGGCATGGGGGAACAATACAAGTGGTGATGCGGTAGCCTCACCATGGTAACAGGCTATCAAAAATGTGGGCAGGCCTGGGTTGGGGGTGGGCAGAAGAGGGAGGGAGTGACCTCAGCAAATAGGAGCATCATGATAAATGAGCCAGCACCAGGCAGCAGAATCATCCCCCAGCCTGTCCCTCTGGGACTCTATGCTGGTGCCATCGTTCAGATGACCCCACCATGACCACtggcccttcccccacccccaagcctATCCAGAGTGGAGCAGAAGCACCTTCCCTTTGGAGGGCTGTCCCCCTGTTGAGTCCTGGTTCCATGCAGGCCAGGCACTGCCCAGGCCTTCTTGCCACCTCCACACACACAGGAACACCCCCGCCCGCCAGTGCTGGCTGATTGATGTGTCAAACCCCAGTAGCTCTATCGAGCGGCCACAAGATGTATGGGTTGGCGGCCCACCAGACAGTGCCAAGATGGAGGCCAAGGGAATTCAGAGCCAAGGGGAAACCTCTGAAACCCAGGCCTCGGAGAGGAACCCAGCCAGGAGTCCAAGTGGGCTGCAGCTTGTTGGAGGCAGCACTCACCCCATCTCCTGCCTGCTCAGACCGTGAAGACTCCGATCCGCTTTGTTTAAAAGGAGACATTAAAATGGAAAGGCGGCAGTCTCAGTTTATGGACATTTTGCCCATGGCCCTGTGCTCTGCTGGCGTACGATCCAGGCAAGTTGGCACCGAGCAAAATGGACCATCCAGGCTACAGGCCTGTCAGTGACGTGGCACGTGTGCCAGCCAATGTGGCTTAACTCCCTGCCCAAGGCTGGggctgtgtgtgcatacatgctgAGGGCCCAGACAGGGCAGAGTGAAGCCTCCTTGAATCCAAGCAGCCTTTCCCTTGCCTGCACTCCAGGATTCTGGGCCCCAGACCAAGCTTCATCTCAGGCATTAGTCCAGGACAGCAGACCCCTCTGGACACCAACTTGAGATGGGGGTGGTTAACCCCAACCCCTCTGCTGGCTTCCCAGAGGCAAGTTGTCTCCCCAGGAGAATGGTCTGTTTCAGGGGCAGACAGTGGAGGGTAGGCTTTGAGGTGTTTATAGAGCCACATTCCTGTGTGCTGTGGCCTGATACTGTTGTCCCTAGGAAAGGAGAGATGACCCGGGAGACCGGTGGCTCTGAGCCTACACATGACCTACAGAGGGACCGGTGGCTCCCCCAGAACCACAAGGAGGCAGATCTCAGTGTTAGCTGAGCAGGAGAGGCCCTATCACCTAACCTCtggccacccccacccctggtGGGGAGGGCTCTGAAAgctaggggtggtggtggggagtggAGCAGGGATTTGTCAGCATCCCTGGCTGGTGAAGGatccttctctccctctgccaGAGGAAATTAATTGATGTTATCAGCTCAGCAATTGTTTTCCTTCCCCTCACAAAGGGAAATACATGCAGACCCCTCCAAGAGCAAAGCCAAATCCTCCCCATCTGGGACTGGCTGGAGAGATAAAGGTGGAGGAGGCTCTTCAGGGTCCTCTCAGAAGTCCAGCCATGGCAGTTGCAGACTGGCTTCCAGGACTTGTGGGTAGGGGCCTGTCCCCTAACCCTTTAGATGTGGCAGTTCCTCCTGCTGTCTGCCTTGAATCCCTGTATTATAGGCGGATCCCATTGCCTATTCTCCTGGACTTCAGCAGTGTCAGGTGCAGCTTTTTCTAAAGATCCATCTGGCAAGTCACTGGCCTGTCCTAACCTGTTTCCTCACCTTTGAAATCTACAAGTTCATAGGCCATCACAGCCTGATCTAAAAGAAGCCCTctagctggttgcagtggctcacgcctataatcccagcactttgggaggctgaggtggacagatcacaaggtcaggagatcgaggccatcctgtctaacatagtgaaaccccgttgatactaaaaatacaaacattagctgagcattatctgggcgtggtggcatgctcctgcaattccagctactcaggaggctgaggcagaatcgcttgaacctgggaggtagaggttgcagtgacccaagacctcgccactgcactccagcctgggctacagagctagactccatctcaaaagaaaaaaagaagccctcTAAACCCCATGTGTATTTTCTTCTGTGCCAGGCAAGGCTCTGGGGTGCAGGTGCCATTTGGTTTGACAAGAGTTTGTTCTGTGCATTCCTCTCCAGGGGACATCCGGAACCTGCTCGTCTGGATCAAGAAGAATTTGCTAAAAGAGCGGCCAGAGTTGTTCATCCAGGGAGACAGCGTGTGAGTCCCACTCCTTCCTTCCCTGAAGAGGGCGGAGGGAGGGACGGATAtctgagccccctccctcagGTTCAGTCCCAGCCTGAGTCTggttctccctttcctcctctctgacTCCTCGGACAAAAGAGCTTCGGTCCAGCTCTGTCTGAgatctattttcagttttcttgttaCTAAAACTGGACTCGAGGATTTGTTAAAATCCCAGATGAAAGGAGCCTGGTGAATTTCTCAGAAAACTTGGATTCTGCCCTCTCGTTGCCACAGACTTGCTGTgggaccttaggcaagttacttcgcttctctggacctcagttacTCTCTACACAGAAAGTGTTGAGGAAAATGTACCTAGTGCGACTGAAGAActaaatattctgttttatttcattgtaattaaatagccacatgtggctagtagaTTACCATATGGTGCAGCACAAGTCTACAGTTCCAAGGAGTCATTGACGCTGTGCCTGCACATAGcctgcgcatgcacacacactcactggGGACACCCCAGCGCAGTCTGCTTGGAAAGGACCGGGTTCCAGTTGCTAAGAAGTTACAAGGCCAGCCCCCCATGTGAAAGGTGACCAGTGCAGCTGTGAGGCTCATTTACTTGCCTCGAGCATAGGTCACTGTCAGGCCCTAAGGGATCAGGCCTAGGGGATCAGCCCTGCTTCAGGTCATGGTCCAGCGGTCCTGGAGGACCATTCCAGCAGCATTTCTTGGGCCATTGCCAGTGGGAGCCAGGCTAAGCTGCCTGACCACCTGCTGACCTACCCTGCCTTATGCCAGGCAAGGCTGCACTTGACCATTGCCATGTGCCATGGCAACTGATTCGGAATTGGCAAAACAGCCTCCTCTCCAGAATGGGCATGCAGAGGCCTGAAAGAAGCTGAAGTCTTTTCCAGGTCTAACGAGAATAAGGTTAGACCCCTGGAAAAGTGTGGTCCCACTAATGGTTACCATGACAGTGTGGCAAGCACTCCGCACACATCAGCTCATTTCGTTTTGTACAGGCCTTGTGGGGTAGACACTATCCCTTAtcccattttcagatgaggaaccTGATACTCAGAAACAGAATGGCCTGCCCAAGGTCTGGATGGTGGTGCTGGCTAGCCATTGCACCCATTTTCCATCTGGCTACAAAGGCCATGCATGACTCTCTGACCTGGTTTCCTTTACACTCAGACCAGCCTCCCCTTCCTGGGAGATTGTCAGCCAGACCCCAGGAGGAAGGCTCCCCAGCACCCTCTACTGCAACCCTAAGCTCTCAGCCTCTCTCCATCTGTGCTGCTGCCTTCTGCCTCTCACTCCCTACTACTCACCACCATCCTTCCCACAGGCGGCCAGGAATTCTGGTGCTGATTAACGACGCCGACTGGGAGCTACTGGTCAGTACCTCGGGGGACATCTCTCCCTGATCCCCTGCCTTGCTGCTTCAGTGGGAAAGCCTTGGGCCTCTCCTCAGGCCCATAGAGTGGCTGGGTAATCCTCCGCCCAACTCCAGCCCCACACTGAGGCTGCTGGAGTCTCCCACCCCAGGTGAGGAAGGGATGGATAGCTGGAGACATGGGAGCACCCCTCCGTCCTGAAGATTTGCAGGTTGAGATACAGGATACCATTTTTCCGGTAGAGTCTGTCTCTTCCAGAGCAGCCAGCCTTCACCCCTTGTTCTCCTAAATCCTGGGGTAGAAGTGGGAAGGTGGCTCTGAGAGTCTCCCGCTCCCCTCTCTCCTGCACCAGGGTGAGCTGGACTATCAGCTTCAGGACCAGGACAGCGTCCTCTTCATCTCCACTCTGCATGGCGGCTGAGGGCCCCTCTCAGGGCCTGGGCACCCTTAGAGGGAAGAATGAAGCAATCAGAGATCCCCTGGGGCCCTGCTTCCAGGTCTCCCTGTCCCCCTTGGCTGCCTTCTTCCctgctctgtcccccaagctcCCTCCAGGCAgggaaaagaggccaggtgctaAAAATGAGCCTTTCTCAAGCACGTGAGCAGGGAAGGCAGACAGGCACCAGAGCCCAGCACTCCCTTTTCCAGCAGCTGTGGTGGGGGAGGGTGCCCCTCTAGTTTGTCAAGAGTGGAAGAGGGCTCTGTGGCCAGGTGACCTGGCTGCCTTCCGCTCCTTGTACCTCAGTCTAAACATGGAGTGACTGCTGACAAGGAGCTCCAGTCCCAGAGCCAGCGTCTTCACAGGGAAGATAAATGGACCTGAATAGCTGGAGAGGCCCCCCCCTACCCAAAAAGTGAAGCcgtctcagcctcagtttccctgtctggaCAGCTGAGGGCTCTGCCTGTTCCCTGCTGATACCATTATAGAACCCCAGCTGGGGTCCCCTATTTGTGCCGAGCGCCCCCCCCAGCAGCTGCTCCTCCAGCCACACCCTTCCTTCTGCTCCCCCCACTCCTAGCCCTTGACCCTGGCTGGCCTCCCCCTCTCCACAGGCCACCAGATGGGCTTCTGAGACCCTTCCTAAGCTGCCTGCAGCTCATTCTGCTGGAGGTAGAGATGAGGGGAGGGAGTGGGTTAAACCTTGGACTGGGCAAGTAGAAGCCTGGGGGGaatctgtgtgcctcagtttcttcctctacaACAACCGAGTATTTATAGTGGCCGAAAACTGGGGAGATAATTGATGGCACAAAtgtccattttctcttccttcctaccTCCTGCAGGAAGCAGGATGGGGCAGGCAGCACCTGGTAGGCAGAGTGGTttgcccctcctccccttcctttctggAAGTCTTGGGGCCTCAGTGCTTGCAACAGCTGGCCTTGGGCAAATAAAAGACTAGGTTGTTTCCTAGCCTTGCTTGGAGCTTCATCCTTGGAAACCGGTGGCACCTCATATCCCTTCAGCCATGGTCTTTGATACAACCTCTTCATCCTCAGCCTAGGGCCTCAGAGCTGCTCTTCACCCTTCACCCAGAAGAGGGGTGGGGGTGAACACTCAGATGATCTGAGAGGGGTAGTCTAATAGAGCCATCTGGAGAAGGGGGTGGGAGAGCCAGTCTGTGCTGACCAGTCTGGGTCCCAGGACGTGTTCCCACCCGCCTGTCCAAGACTTTGTCCCACCAGCTGCAGCCAGCAGCCTCAGAACCCAGAATGGGGGTGGCATAGGTAAGACTGCTGAGCCCCCCTTTCCATGGTCTTTCCTTCCCATGACCTGAAGAAAAGAGCTTTGTTTGCTGTAGACCCCAAAAGAGAACTAGGGCACTAACATTAACCCACCAAAAGCATCATCCCACCCGAAATGTTGCTTTTCATTCTATGTCAATAATTTAAGGTGAAATTTCTCACCCTGTGGAGATGAAAGTGCCAAAAGCTTGTCCCAGCAGCGTTAGGGGACAGGGTGTGCACGTCATTCTTTTGGGGCTAGATGACCCACTGGCTGGTAGGCTTTTCTCCAGCACTACTCCAGGTCGAGGCCCTCTGGGCTTGTGTGAAGTAGGAGCAGCTGTGTTGGGACTATGGGGAGGAGCTGGTCTGGGTGCAAATTAAGGCCAGTGTTGGGGTCTGAGTGCTGTCCAGAAAGGCTATATGACCAACCCTCACTAGGAGCTGAGGTCGGGGTGTCCATGCTAGGGAACGGACCAACAGACTTGTAACAGCCCCTTACAGCTGCACTTTTAGGTCAGCCTGTCCAATTCGTGTAACCTGGAGGTCCCTCCCCATCTCCAGCCCCCTGAGCTGTAGAAGTGGCCCATCACTGCACCTGATCGGAACACCCCAGATTGCAGGTCCTGGAAACTGAGCACTAGGATCCCTTTCCCTGCCTGCAAGGAGTGGAAGGAGTGATAGATGTGGGATATCCCTTCTCCCACCACACCCCAATTAATGCTGAGGAGTAGGGTAGGAGGAGGTGCTGGGAAAACCGGATTTGTTGGCACATGCGGGTGCAAGCACTGTGATTGAAATTGGCCGTGGCCAAGGCGCTCCAGACGATTTCAGGTCATTTTTAGCCCCAGGCTGGAAAGGGGTCGGGGACAGGTGCCCTGGACTCAGCCCTGAGCAACTCCCAATCACCCCTCTCCCAAGCAACTCCTGATCCCTGCTTTtgaggaaataaacaaataaaaccccGCTATCTCCGaagatttttctttaatgaaaaggATTCCTTTTTCCAAGTTCTGTTTCCAAAGCCGAGGTGATTGCCCGGCTGGAGCGCATCGTTGGCGACGCTTGGCCGTCGGACCCTGGCAGCGGCTGTAGGAG from the Callithrix jacchus isolate 240 chromosome 1, calJac240_pri, whole genome shotgun sequence genome contains:
- the URM1 gene encoding ubiquitin-related modifier 1 isoform X2 — its product is MAAPLSVEVEFGGGAELLFDGVKKHQVTLPGQEEPWDIRNLLVWIKKNLLKERPELFIQGDSVRPGILVLINDADWELLGELDYQLQDQDSVLFISTLHGG
- the URM1 gene encoding ubiquitin-related modifier 1 isoform X1; protein product: MAAPLSVEVEFGGGAELLFDGVKKHQVTLPGQEEPWDIRNLLVWIKKNLLKERPELFIQGDSVRPGILVLINDADWELLSKHGVTADKELQSQSQRLHREDKWT